TAAATAAATTATTGATGAAAAAGCCATTAAAAGAATTTGGAATGAAGAAAGAAGAAATAAAATTGTTTACTGATAGCGTTATAGAGTCGCAACAAAGATTATTAGTAAATAATTACGTAGCATTATCAAGAGAAGAAATGATTGAAATATATACAAATTTATATTAGGAAACATATTTTTAGGAGGTAAATTTCAATGGAAAATCAAGGTGGTCAGCAGGTATTTAAACGTACTTTAAAATTACATCACTTAACTTTATTTGGGCTGGCATATTTGGCGCCAATGATTGTATATGGAATATATGGTGTTATTTCTGAAACAACTCATGGCGTCGAAGCAGGAGCTTATCTTGCATCCTTAGTGGCTATGTTTTTTACTGCTCTAAGTTATTGCCACATGGTAAAGGCTTTCCCTGTAGCGGGATCAGCTTATACATATACTGGAAAAGCAATCAGCCCGCACCTGGGATTCATGGTAGGGTGGGCAGTCATGCTTGATTATGTCTTCATCCCAATGGCAATCTGGCTCATTGGTGCTTCCTATTTTAACGCCGCGTTCCCAAGTATTCCATCATGGGCGTTTGTTTTAGGATTTATCTTCGTCACTACCTCAATCAACATCATTGGGATCAAGATTGGCGCACAAGTCAATGTTGTCATGGTATTACTGCAACTTCTAGTAATCGGCGCTTTTATTGCTTTTAGCGTTAAAGCTGTGATGCATGGTATCGGTACAGGAACTATGTTATCGATAAGTCCTTTTTACAACAAACATGTTCCGTTTGGCTTTGTGATGGCTGGAGCGTCTATTGCTTGTTATTCATTCCTTGGATTTGACGCCGTTTCAACTTTCGTTGAAGAAGCAGTTGACCCATTAAAGAATATTCCACGTGCTATCATACTTACAACGGTGATTGGTGGGTTGATTTTCATAGTGGCAACCTATACTACCCATATGGCTCACCCCGGCTATGTTTACAAAGATGCAGGTAATGCTGCATTTGAGATTGCAAAACAAGTTGCACCACCTATATTCGGTACCATTTTTCTAATCGGCATGATTATCGCGCAGTTTGCCTCGGGTATTTCAGCCCAAGCAAGTGGTGCCCGACTTATGTATGCAATGGGGAGGGATAACGTATTACCTAAAAAAATATTTGGAGTACTGAGCAACAAATTTAATACTCCAATTAATAACATTATCATTACAGGCGTGATTGCCTTGCTTGCTCTTAAACTTACTGTTGCAACATCTACATCCTTTATTAACTTTGGAGCTTTCACGGCATTTACATTTGTAAATATTTCGGTGATTGTCCATTATTTCATCAAGGAAAAGAGACGGTCATTTAAAGATACTATTCTGTTTTTGATTTTTCCAATGATTGGTGCAAGTTTTTGTTTCTTGCTTCTTACCAACTTAGACAAAGCTGCCCTGACTTTGGGATGCATCTGGGCCACATGCGGTTTTATCTATTTAATATTTCTTACTAAAGGGTTTAACGTAAGCCCACCAGAAATGCTATCTGGCGGCGATGATGTAATAACAACTGACGTAGAAAGTAAAATAAAAATAGAACAATAGTTATTTAAATAATGTAGCTCAAAGTGTTGAAAATATAATGTTTGCACAATGAAGTTGTTAATTAAAAATTATATATAAAGTTAGAAATACAAATATTAGATTATTAATATAATCGAGGAGGAATTTATTATGACAGAATTAAGAACTAGTTTACCCAAAATAATTACAACAATACCGGGACCAAAAGCAAAGGAATTAATAAAACTTAGACAAGAAAATGTTCCAGTTGGAGTATCATCCGGAGTACCTACTTTTATTGAAAGAGGAGAAGGTGCAATGTTTGAAGATGTAGATGGAAATATCATGTTGGATTTTGTTGGTGGAATTGGAGTTTTAAATATAGGATACTCTAATCCAGAAGTTATTGAAGTTGTAAAAGAACAAGTTTCAAAATTTTTTCATTCAAGTATAAATGTAGTACAATATGAATCTTATGTACGTCTTGCTGAAAAGTTAAATAGTATTATTCCGGGAGATTTTAAGAAGAAAACAATGTTTGTAAATAGTGGA
This window of the Clostridium estertheticum genome carries:
- a CDS encoding APC family permease — translated: MENQGGQQVFKRTLKLHHLTLFGLAYLAPMIVYGIYGVISETTHGVEAGAYLASLVAMFFTALSYCHMVKAFPVAGSAYTYTGKAISPHLGFMVGWAVMLDYVFIPMAIWLIGASYFNAAFPSIPSWAFVLGFIFVTTSINIIGIKIGAQVNVVMVLLQLLVIGAFIAFSVKAVMHGIGTGTMLSISPFYNKHVPFGFVMAGASIACYSFLGFDAVSTFVEEAVDPLKNIPRAIILTTVIGGLIFIVATYTTHMAHPGYVYKDAGNAAFEIAKQVAPPIFGTIFLIGMIIAQFASGISAQASGARLMYAMGRDNVLPKKIFGVLSNKFNTPINNIIITGVIALLALKLTVATSTSFINFGAFTAFTFVNISVIVHYFIKEKRRSFKDTILFLIFPMIGASFCFLLLTNLDKAALTLGCIWATCGFIYLIFLTKGFNVSPPEMLSGGDDVITTDVESKIKIEQ